One stretch of Desulfovibrio sp. JC010 DNA includes these proteins:
- a CDS encoding L-fuculose-phosphate aldolase, whose product MLLQKERELVVQYGKKLLESGLTTGTGGNLSVFNREQGLVAISPSGLDYRLSTPEDIVVIDLDGNIKDSERKPSSEYGFHTILYKNRADVNAVVHTHSVYATTVACLNMELPAVHYLVGFAGKKVPLAPYATFGSQELAENVRKTIGNYNAVLLANHGLITVGQAMGNAFDAAEELELVARIYIQALSVGKPVIVPDDEMEKVIDKFSTYGQAGGKD is encoded by the coding sequence ATGTTGTTGCAAAAAGAAAGAGAACTAGTCGTTCAGTATGGTAAGAAGCTGCTGGAATCCGGCCTTACCACCGGGACTGGGGGAAACTTAAGCGTTTTCAACCGTGAGCAGGGTCTTGTAGCCATCAGCCCCAGCGGTCTTGATTACAGACTCTCCACCCCGGAAGATATTGTGGTCATCGATCTGGACGGCAATATCAAAGATTCAGAGCGCAAACCTTCCAGTGAATATGGATTCCATACTATCCTCTACAAAAACCGGGCAGACGTAAACGCGGTGGTACATACACATTCGGTCTATGCCACCACTGTGGCCTGTTTGAATATGGAGCTTCCTGCGGTGCATTATCTGGTGGGGTTTGCGGGTAAGAAGGTCCCCCTTGCTCCTTACGCCACTTTCGGCTCTCAGGAACTGGCTGAAAACGTGCGTAAGACCATCGGTAATTACAATGCAGTGCTGCTGGCGAATCATGGATTGATTACTGTCGGGCAGGCCATGGGCAATGCCTTTGACGCTGCCGAGGAACTGGAGCTGGTTGCCAGAATTTATATTCAGGCTTTATCTGTTGGTAAACCTGTAATTGTTCCTGACGATGAGATGGAAAAGGTTATCGATAAATTCTCCACTTACGGACAGGCCGGAGGCAAGGATTAG
- the groES gene encoding co-chaperone GroES, translating to MKLKPLADRVLVRRLEVEEKTVGGIIIPDSAKEKPLKGEVIAAGPGKLDDNGSRIALGVKEGDAVLFAKYAGTEISIEGVDHLIMREDDILAVVE from the coding sequence ATGAAACTTAAGCCGTTAGCAGACCGTGTTCTGGTCAGACGCCTTGAAGTGGAAGAAAAAACCGTCGGCGGAATCATTATCCCCGACTCCGCAAAAGAAAAGCCCCTCAAAGGCGAAGTCATCGCAGCAGGCCCCGGCAAGCTGGACGACAATGGCTCCAGAATCGCTCTGGGAGTAAAAGAAGGCGACGCTGTTCTTTTCGCCAAATATGCAGGAACCGAAATCAGCATTGAAGGTGTTGACCACCTGATCATGCGTGAAGACGACATCCTCGCAGTTGTCGAATAG
- a CDS encoding glutamine--tRNA ligase/YqeY domain fusion protein, with protein sequence MSDNTESNVGKNFITAIIDKDNETGKYEGRVATRFPPEPNGYLHIGHAKSICLNFGLAGDYNGTCNLRFDDTNPVKEDTEYVESIEKDVRWLGFDWEDRLHYSSDYFDQLYAFAVQLIKEGKAYVDSLSAEEIREYRGSLKEPGKNSPYRDRSVEENLDLFERMKNGEFADGEHVLRAKIDMAAANVILRDPTLYRIRKAHHHRTGDKWCIYPMYDFTHCISDSLEKITHSICTLEFENNRALYDWTLESLGVYRPQQIEFARLNLSYTVMSKRRLIQLVEEGHVSGWDDPRMPTISGMRRRGYSPASIRNFCERIGVAKAANMVDFALLEFSVREDLNAHSNRVMGVVNPIKLVIDNYPEDQVEEFEVQNNPEDESAGSRKVPFSKTLYIERDDFMEDAPKKFFRLSVGREVRLRAAYYVTCTDVIKDENGEVVELRCTYDPATRGGWSDDGRKVKGTIHWVSVDHAVEAEVRLYDHLFTKENPMDSKDGSDFKDHINPDSLEVRTCYVERSLKGVEPGFRCQFERIGYFCADPDSTPEKPVFNRTVTLRDTWKKIAKNQKK encoded by the coding sequence ATGTCAGATAATACCGAGTCCAATGTAGGTAAAAATTTTATTACTGCGATTATTGATAAGGATAATGAAACCGGAAAATATGAAGGAAGGGTCGCAACCCGTTTTCCTCCCGAGCCCAACGGTTACCTGCATATCGGCCATGCTAAATCCATTTGCCTGAACTTCGGTCTTGCCGGGGACTACAACGGTACCTGCAATCTGCGTTTTGACGATACCAACCCGGTCAAGGAAGATACTGAATATGTGGAGTCCATTGAAAAGGATGTCCGCTGGCTTGGTTTCGACTGGGAAGACAGGCTGCATTATTCCTCAGATTATTTCGATCAGCTTTACGCTTTTGCCGTGCAGCTGATTAAAGAGGGAAAGGCATATGTGGACAGCCTCAGTGCTGAAGAAATCCGTGAATACCGAGGCTCTCTCAAAGAGCCGGGTAAGAACAGTCCTTACCGTGACCGTTCCGTAGAAGAGAACCTTGATCTTTTTGAGCGTATGAAAAACGGTGAATTCGCGGACGGCGAACATGTTCTGCGTGCCAAGATCGATATGGCTGCCGCCAACGTGATCCTGCGTGATCCTACCCTCTACAGGATCAGAAAGGCCCACCACCACCGCACCGGTGATAAGTGGTGCATCTATCCCATGTACGATTTCACCCATTGTATTTCCGATTCACTGGAGAAGATCACCCATTCCATCTGCACCCTTGAATTTGAAAACAACCGTGCTCTTTACGACTGGACCCTTGAAAGTCTCGGAGTCTACCGTCCGCAGCAGATTGAATTTGCGAGACTCAACCTCAGTTATACTGTGATGAGTAAACGCCGCTTGATCCAGCTGGTGGAAGAAGGACACGTATCCGGGTGGGATGATCCGCGCATGCCTACTATTTCCGGTATGCGCCGCCGCGGTTATTCCCCGGCTTCCATCCGTAATTTCTGTGAACGCATCGGGGTGGCCAAGGCAGCCAATATGGTTGATTTCGCGCTTCTTGAGTTTTCCGTGCGTGAAGACCTCAACGCCCACTCCAACCGGGTCATGGGTGTGGTTAATCCTATCAAGCTGGTCATCGACAATTATCCTGAAGATCAGGTTGAGGAATTCGAAGTCCAGAACAACCCTGAAGATGAGTCTGCCGGCAGCCGCAAGGTGCCTTTCTCCAAGACTCTCTACATTGAGCGTGACGACTTCATGGAAGATGCGCCTAAGAAATTTTTCAGGCTTTCTGTCGGTCGCGAGGTGCGTCTGCGTGCAGCCTATTATGTGACCTGTACCGATGTGATCAAGGATGAAAACGGCGAAGTTGTCGAACTGCGCTGTACCTATGATCCCGCCACACGCGGCGGCTGGTCCGACGACGGCCGCAAGGTCAAGGGCACTATTCACTGGGTTTCCGTGGATCATGCGGTTGAAGCCGAGGTCCGGCTCTACGACCATCTTTTCACCAAAGAGAATCCCATGGACAGCAAAGACGGATCTGATTTTAAGGATCATATCAATCCAGATTCACTCGAAGTCCGCACCTGTTATGTGGAGCGTTCCCTTAAAGGTGTTGAGCCCGGTTTCCGCTGTCAGTTTGAAAGGATCGGTTATTTCTGCGCCGACCCTGATTCCACTCCGGAAAAGCCGGTTTTCAACAGAA
- a CDS encoding diguanylate cyclase: protein MQTKSSSSVFLYFIKRFFFVALFILVFSAWGMLTQRSQYLDIVKTHEVDLVKSNISTFNTWLESGVEYTTILAGLVGDELGRQGKTALKYDGIAEVFSVFGSRFNGCAQLRYISPHGMELIRVNIADGQPLRVADHYLQDKSDRDYIKEARSLKDEVYVSRFNLNMEFGKVVVPYAPVLRLVKKIYAQSGAHLGFLVVNFSGDRLFKLFSETGNESFGSIYLLNDSGGWIIGPDETYNWKFLFKKEQGLMEHEFPEEWALIKGQEQGQFAAGGGVYTFNSLSSNLFHYLLRQDVVFKEGWKVVSRVPDDALVVPRRNLLMLLLAFLFCMVGYLFWRQTSVTVASEEVRRALEESEKRFMDVADAAGEFIWETGPDGSFVFVTGRAEDVLGYSAEELIGRSPFDFVDEESSWDVRKEFLDAAQFGHSFRGLVFRFVNRDGRKIWLEFNGVPLFDAEGVVTGFRGATSDISAQKKAVQDLQDREDMLQSISDSVQDALVLMDENGLVHFWNPAAEKIFGFSVDEMLGESLQCCFYAEDNLDPDSIGEDGNYINGLLSSYGSFTVNVRRKGGEVFPAEVLLSPLRKDEQWWVVGTFRDVTERKEAEDKLRKLATTDPLTGLYNRRFFMESAEEALERSRRYNHDLSLMMMDIDFFKTVNDMHGHDAGDDVLKGLAASGLKVLRNIDVFGRIGGEEFCILLPETGLEGAKQVAERLRAEIEAKSMNTRSGGLNITVSIGVATYNDKTDTLEHLLKAADIGLYAAKEAGRNQVKVQLSPESGGDK, encoded by the coding sequence ATGCAAACGAAAAGTTCCAGCAGCGTTTTCCTCTACTTTATCAAGAGATTCTTTTTTGTCGCGTTGTTCATACTGGTTTTCTCCGCATGGGGCATGCTTACCCAGCGGAGTCAGTATCTGGACATAGTCAAGACACACGAAGTTGATCTGGTGAAAAGCAATATTTCGACCTTTAACACCTGGCTTGAATCCGGCGTGGAGTACACCACCATCCTTGCCGGACTGGTCGGCGATGAATTGGGCAGGCAGGGCAAGACGGCTTTGAAATATGACGGGATCGCGGAGGTCTTTTCCGTGTTCGGGTCGCGATTTAACGGCTGTGCGCAACTGCGTTACATTTCCCCGCACGGCATGGAGCTGATCCGGGTGAACATTGCGGACGGCCAGCCGCTCAGGGTTGCAGACCATTACCTGCAAGATAAAAGTGACCGGGATTACATTAAAGAGGCCCGTAGTCTTAAAGATGAGGTTTATGTTTCCCGTTTTAATCTGAACATGGAGTTCGGGAAGGTCGTCGTTCCTTATGCTCCGGTGTTGCGGCTGGTAAAAAAAATTTACGCGCAGAGCGGAGCGCATCTGGGGTTTCTGGTGGTTAATTTTTCCGGGGACCGTCTGTTTAAGCTGTTCAGTGAAACCGGGAACGAATCATTCGGCAGTATTTATCTTCTTAACGACAGCGGCGGCTGGATTATAGGCCCGGATGAAACGTACAATTGGAAGTTTCTGTTTAAAAAGGAACAGGGACTGATGGAGCACGAGTTCCCTGAAGAGTGGGCCCTGATAAAGGGGCAGGAGCAGGGGCAGTTCGCAGCAGGTGGAGGAGTTTATACCTTTAATTCCCTGAGCAGCAATTTATTTCATTATCTGCTGCGGCAGGATGTTGTTTTCAAAGAGGGCTGGAAGGTTGTCTCCCGTGTTCCCGACGATGCCCTTGTTGTGCCGCGCCGGAATCTTCTGATGCTCCTGCTGGCCTTTCTTTTCTGTATGGTAGGTTACCTGTTCTGGCGTCAGACTTCGGTTACAGTTGCCAGTGAAGAGGTGCGCAGGGCACTTGAGGAAAGTGAAAAGAGATTCATGGACGTAGCTGACGCAGCTGGCGAATTTATCTGGGAAACAGGCCCGGACGGGAGTTTTGTTTTTGTTACCGGCAGGGCGGAGGATGTGCTCGGCTACAGTGCCGAAGAGTTGATAGGGCGTTCCCCATTTGATTTTGTGGATGAGGAATCTTCCTGGGATGTGCGCAAAGAATTCCTTGATGCCGCCCAGTTCGGACACAGTTTCAGGGGGCTGGTTTTCAGGTTTGTGAACCGCGACGGCCGTAAAATCTGGCTGGAATTCAACGGTGTCCCTCTTTTTGATGCTGAAGGGGTTGTGACCGGGTTTCGGGGAGCGACTTCTGATATCAGTGCCCAGAAAAAAGCCGTGCAGGATTTGCAGGACCGTGAGGATATGCTCCAGAGCATAAGTGACTCGGTGCAGGATGCTCTTGTATTGATGGATGAAAACGGGCTGGTCCATTTCTGGAATCCGGCTGCGGAAAAGATTTTCGGATTCAGTGTGGATGAAATGCTGGGCGAAAGTCTGCAATGCTGTTTTTACGCCGAAGACAATCTTGATCCTGACTCAATCGGCGAAGACGGGAATTATATAAACGGCCTGCTGTCCAGTTACGGTTCGTTTACAGTGAATGTCCGCCGCAAGGGAGGCGAGGTATTTCCGGCGGAAGTGCTTCTTTCTCCATTGCGTAAGGACGAGCAGTGGTGGGTTGTGGGGACTTTCAGGGACGTTACCGAACGTAAGGAAGCCGAAGACAAGCTTCGCAAGCTGGCCACCACAGATCCCCTGACCGGTCTTTATAACCGCCGTTTCTTCATGGAGAGTGCGGAAGAAGCTCTCGAGCGTTCACGCCGCTACAACCATGACCTGTCATTGATGATGATGGATATCGATTTTTTCAAGACCGTAAACGACATGCACGGTCATGACGCCGGGGATGATGTTCTCAAGGGACTGGCCGCTTCCGGATTGAAGGTGTTACGTAATATTGATGTCTTCGGCAGGATCGGAGGCGAGGAATTCTGTATTCTGTTGCCGGAAACCGGACTTGAGGGTGCAAAGCAGGTTGCTGAGAGATTGCGTGCGGAGATTGAGGCAAAAAGCATGAACACGCGGTCCGGTGGACTGAATATTACCGTAAGTATCGGTGTTGCTACTTATAATGATAAGACGGATACGCTGGAGCATCTGCTCAAAGCCGCAGATATCGGCCTCTATGCGGCAAAAGAGGCAGGTCGTAATCAGGTGAAAGTACAGCTTTCCCCGGAATCAGGGGGGGATAAATAA
- a CDS encoding M48 family metallopeptidase has translation MSSPKSIKENIARAKAYGQRKDYMRCLHALSLSLDELASSQVFGREKFEIGILVDEVIRQLLAMDELKRVLPRGLKYAKGQEKQLAAFFRKIHDTIKNALEKAAVEKIRKQKNQIDKYVLGGQKALMEKNVKEAKKYFRRITEAFPEERGLLQDVGSRLVKSGFPSDGVEYLERAIEKTPSDSRPYISLLLAYEMMTEQDKALEVIKDIVRRFGANESIFVRQAKLYLAKRMYTEAYDASAAALKANPLNREAKKISDKLGPKVFGRGYKPGATSKEMMGAKSSAGGAKGKKESKSFNLDGGSGGGKKDKAAQKTAKKKAPAKKPAASKAIKLDF, from the coding sequence ATGAGTTCGCCGAAGAGCATTAAGGAAAATATCGCCCGCGCGAAGGCGTATGGACAACGTAAGGACTATATGCGTTGTTTGCATGCATTGAGCCTGTCGCTTGATGAATTGGCATCAAGTCAGGTTTTCGGGCGGGAAAAATTTGAAATCGGAATCCTCGTTGATGAGGTGATCCGTCAACTTCTGGCAATGGATGAACTCAAGCGCGTACTTCCCCGTGGCTTGAAGTATGCCAAGGGGCAGGAAAAGCAACTGGCTGCCTTTTTCAGGAAAATCCACGATACCATCAAGAATGCTCTTGAAAAGGCTGCGGTGGAGAAAATCCGTAAGCAGAAAAACCAGATAGATAAATATGTGTTGGGCGGACAGAAAGCCCTGATGGAAAAAAACGTAAAGGAAGCCAAGAAATATTTCCGTAGAATAACCGAAGCTTTTCCCGAGGAAAGAGGGTTGCTGCAGGATGTGGGCAGCAGGCTGGTGAAGTCCGGTTTTCCTTCTGACGGGGTAGAATACCTTGAGCGGGCAATTGAGAAGACCCCTTCGGACAGCAGGCCTTATATTTCTCTGCTGCTGGCCTATGAGATGATGACCGAGCAGGATAAGGCTCTTGAGGTGATCAAGGATATTGTGCGCCGTTTCGGGGCCAACGAGAGTATCTTTGTGCGTCAGGCCAAGCTCTATCTGGCCAAGCGCATGTATACCGAAGCATACGATGCTTCCGCTGCAGCCTTGAAAGCCAATCCCCTGAACCGTGAGGCCAAGAAAATTTCCGATAAGCTTGGACCGAAAGTTTTCGGTCGTGGCTACAAGCCCGGTGCCACTTCCAAGGAAATGATGGGGGCGAAATCCTCCGCTGGTGGAGCTAAGGGCAAGAAAGAGAGTAAATCTTTTAACCTCGACGGCGGTTCCGGCGGCGGGAAGAAGGATAAGGCAGCTCAAAAGACTGCCAAGAAAAAGGCTCCGGCCAAGAAGCCTGCTGCTTCCAAAGCGATTAAACTGGATTTTTAG
- a CDS encoding helix-turn-helix domain-containing protein, whose amino-acid sequence MESDVSSGSAVFPDMEGRRGMSAEGLISVLGHEAAERLMYFWGGTRVSVPDLEELQKIKLRERIRRAYDQGATPAQVAERFGVSVRTAQRIRNFPIALNESSK is encoded by the coding sequence ATGGAGTCGGATGTATCGTCCGGAAGTGCTGTCTTTCCGGACATGGAAGGCAGGCGCGGAATGTCTGCGGAGGGGTTGATCAGTGTGCTGGGACATGAAGCTGCAGAGCGGCTTATGTATTTCTGGGGCGGGACCAGGGTTTCCGTTCCTGATCTGGAAGAACTGCAGAAGATCAAGCTGCGGGAACGTATCCGCAGGGCTTATGATCAGGGAGCGACTCCGGCACAGGTGGCTGAAAGGTTCGGTGTATCCGTGCGCACCGCCCAGCGAATTCGTAATTTCCCAATTGCATTGAATGAGAGTTCGAAATAA
- the groL gene encoding chaperonin GroEL (60 kDa chaperone family; promotes refolding of misfolded polypeptides especially under stressful conditions; forms two stacked rings of heptamers to form a barrel-shaped 14mer; ends can be capped by GroES; misfolded proteins enter the barrel where they are refolded when GroES binds), with translation MAKQILFDAKAREKLKLGVDKLADAVKVTLGPKGRNVVMDKSFGSPVITKDGVSVAKEIELKDKFENMGAQMVKEVASKTSDIAGDGTTTATILAQAVFTEGVKLVAAGRNPMAIKRGIDKAVEAIIDHLEGLAKPTRDQKEIAQVGTISANNDVTIGNIIAEAMNKVGKEGVITVEEAKGLDTTLDVVEGMQFDRGYLSPYFVSNAEKMICEMDEPLILISEKKVTSMKELLPVLEQVAKMSKPLVIIAEDIEGEALATLVVNKLRGTLNVVAVKAPGFGDRRKAMLADIAALTGGAVVSDDIGLNLEAVTVEHLGSAKRVVIDKENTTLVDGAGEGEVIKARVGQIRNEIELSTSEYDREKLQERLAKIVGGVAVINVGAATETEMKEKKARVEDALNATRAAVEEGIVPGGGTALIRCIAALENVTASDDDETAGIDIIRRAIEEPLRQIAGNAGLEGSIVVEKVKEAKDGNGFNAAIGEYEDLIKAGVIDPKKVTRIAIQNAASVAGLLLTTECAIVEKPEPAADMPAGMPGGMGGGMPGMGGMGGMGGMGGMY, from the coding sequence ATGGCTAAACAGATTCTTTTTGACGCCAAAGCACGCGAAAAACTGAAACTCGGCGTGGACAAACTTGCCGATGCAGTAAAAGTAACCCTCGGACCCAAAGGCCGTAACGTTGTTATGGACAAATCCTTCGGTTCCCCGGTCATCACCAAAGACGGTGTTTCCGTAGCCAAGGAAATCGAACTCAAAGACAAGTTCGAAAACATGGGTGCCCAGATGGTTAAGGAAGTTGCTTCCAAAACCTCCGACATCGCCGGTGACGGTACCACCACCGCTACCATCCTTGCTCAGGCTGTTTTCACCGAAGGTGTAAAACTCGTTGCTGCCGGCCGTAACCCCATGGCTATCAAGCGCGGTATCGACAAAGCTGTTGAAGCGATCATCGACCACCTCGAAGGTCTTGCCAAGCCCACCCGCGACCAGAAAGAAATCGCGCAGGTCGGTACCATCTCCGCAAACAACGACGTAACCATCGGTAACATCATTGCTGAAGCCATGAACAAGGTCGGCAAAGAAGGCGTTATCACTGTTGAAGAAGCAAAAGGCCTCGACACCACCCTCGATGTTGTTGAAGGTATGCAGTTCGACCGCGGTTACCTCTCCCCCTATTTCGTATCCAACGCAGAAAAAATGATCTGCGAAATGGATGAGCCCCTGATCCTGATCAGCGAAAAGAAAGTTACCAGCATGAAAGAACTCCTGCCCGTTCTGGAGCAGGTTGCTAAAATGAGCAAGCCTCTGGTGATCATCGCTGAAGATATCGAAGGCGAAGCACTGGCCACCCTCGTAGTCAACAAGCTGCGCGGTACCCTGAACGTTGTTGCTGTCAAAGCTCCCGGCTTCGGCGACCGCCGCAAGGCAATGCTCGCAGACATCGCAGCACTCACCGGCGGCGCAGTTGTTTCCGATGACATCGGTCTCAACCTCGAAGCTGTTACCGTTGAGCACCTCGGTTCCGCAAAACGCGTTGTAATCGACAAAGAAAACACCACCCTCGTTGACGGTGCAGGCGAAGGCGAAGTGATCAAAGCCCGCGTAGGCCAGATCCGCAACGAAATCGAGCTTTCCACTTCCGAGTACGACCGTGAAAAGCTTCAGGAACGCCTCGCCAAGATCGTTGGCGGTGTAGCAGTCATCAACGTCGGTGCTGCAACTGAAACCGAAATGAAAGAAAAGAAAGCACGCGTGGAAGATGCACTCAACGCTACCCGCGCTGCAGTTGAAGAAGGTATCGTTCCTGGCGGCGGAACCGCGCTTATCCGCTGCATCGCCGCTCTGGAAAACGTAACCGCCTCCGACGATGACGAAACCGCAGGCATCGACATCATCCGTCGCGCCATCGAAGAGCCTCTCCGCCAGATCGCAGGCAACGCAGGTCTCGAAGGTTCCATCGTTGTTGAAAAAGTAAAAGAAGCCAAAGACGGCAACGGCTTCAACGCTGCCATCGGCGAATACGAAGACCTGATCAAGGCCGGTGTTATCGACCCCAAAAAGGTTACCCGTATCGCTATCCAGAACGCAGCTTCCGTTGCAGGTCTCCTGCTGACCACCGAATGCGCTATCGTTGAAAAGCCCGAACCCGCAGCTGACATGCCCGCAGGCATGCCCGGCGGAATGGGCGGCGGTATGCCCGGCATGGGTGGCATGGGCGGCATGGGTGGAATGGGCGGCATGTACTAA
- a CDS encoding M48 family metallopeptidase, producing MNIYLFIIIFSLAGACLLGIFSRQLNRKALSPELPAEFNGTFDADEYRKSQDYAKAGMGFENISSSITTLITILFILWGGFNTIDLWANGFGYGPVLTGLIFYAGLAVLSDIVSLPFSLYSTFVIEEKFGFNKTTIGTFFMDKLKGYLLGGIIGGAILSGVLLFFNAAGPLAWLWCWLFTVVVTLGVQYIAPTWILPLFNKFTPLEDGELRDKIEKFAAENGFELSGIFMIDGSKRSTKANAYFTGFGKKKRIALFDTLINSLSTDELVAVLAHEIGHSKLGHIRKMMIMSIINTGAVFLLMSFFLGNTELFAAFGMQNISVHAGLIFFALLYTPVSIVLSIFSNVRSRKHEFEADAFAAQTTHTPDALVNALKKLSVSNLSNLTPHPFYVWLEYSHPPVLKRIDALRAFE from the coding sequence ATGAACATATACCTTTTCATTATCATATTTTCCCTTGCAGGTGCATGCCTGCTGGGTATTTTTTCCCGTCAACTCAACCGCAAGGCACTCTCCCCGGAACTCCCCGCGGAATTCAACGGAACATTCGACGCGGACGAATACCGCAAGTCGCAGGATTATGCCAAGGCCGGAATGGGTTTCGAGAACATATCAAGCTCCATCACCACGCTGATCACCATCCTTTTCATCCTTTGGGGCGGATTCAACACCATCGACCTCTGGGCAAACGGCTTCGGCTACGGTCCGGTTCTGACCGGGTTGATATTTTACGCCGGACTGGCCGTGCTCAGCGATATCGTTTCCCTGCCCTTCTCCCTCTACTCCACCTTTGTCATCGAGGAAAAGTTCGGTTTTAACAAAACCACCATAGGGACCTTTTTCATGGACAAACTCAAGGGCTACCTGCTGGGCGGGATCATCGGCGGGGCAATCCTGAGCGGCGTGCTGCTTTTCTTCAATGCCGCAGGGCCGCTTGCCTGGCTCTGGTGCTGGCTGTTCACTGTAGTCGTAACCCTTGGCGTACAGTATATTGCACCCACATGGATTCTGCCCCTGTTCAACAAGTTCACCCCTCTTGAAGACGGTGAACTGCGTGATAAAATCGAAAAATTTGCCGCTGAAAACGGATTCGAACTGTCCGGCATTTTCATGATCGACGGCTCCAAGCGTTCCACCAAAGCCAACGCCTACTTCACCGGATTCGGTAAAAAGAAACGCATCGCCCTGTTCGACACCCTGATCAACAGCCTTTCCACTGACGAACTGGTAGCCGTGCTGGCCCACGAAATCGGACATAGCAAGCTGGGCCATATCCGCAAAATGATGATCATGAGCATCATCAACACCGGGGCGGTATTCCTGCTCATGTCCTTCTTTCTCGGCAACACGGAGCTATTTGCCGCATTCGGCATGCAGAACATCTCCGTACATGCGGGGTTGATTTTCTTCGCCCTGCTCTACACGCCCGTATCAATCGTGCTTTCCATCTTCAGCAATGTCCGCTCCCGCAAGCATGAATTCGAAGCGGACGCTTTTGCAGCGCAAACCACCCACACCCCGGATGCACTGGTCAACGCGCTCAAAAAGTTATCGGTAAGCAACCTCTCGAACCTCACACCGCATCCCTTTTATGTCTGGCTTGAGTACAGCCATCCCCCGGTGCTGAAGAGGATAGATGCGCTTCGCGCTTTTGAATAA
- a CDS encoding S24 family peptidase, with translation MGFYNDIVQGLGNMIGQGRRYANPTQMAKACGVAPNQIIRYIKQERGKHIQVLARILDEVGARIVFPDGDGTGGGNFKCPPKALARAEQNNETLQTDSGQQDLLAFNPRWMAEKGNPDSMKLLTVTGNAMAPRIEDGNHVLVDESQKDFFEGRIYAVRIDEEILVRRVAREPGRILLLSDNTESSPGPIILEHNNPAHNWAAMGRVVFVAKDLL, from the coding sequence ATGGGTTTCTATAATGATATAGTTCAAGGATTGGGAAACATGATAGGTCAGGGGCGCAGATACGCAAACCCCACCCAGATGGCTAAAGCCTGCGGGGTGGCCCCCAACCAGATCATCCGCTACATCAAACAGGAACGAGGCAAGCACATTCAGGTACTGGCCAGAATCCTCGACGAAGTGGGTGCCAGAATAGTCTTCCCGGACGGGGACGGTACAGGCGGAGGGAATTTCAAATGCCCCCCTAAAGCACTGGCCCGTGCCGAACAGAACAATGAAACACTGCAGACCGACTCCGGGCAGCAGGATCTGCTGGCCTTTAACCCGCGCTGGATGGCGGAAAAAGGAAACCCCGACTCCATGAAACTGCTCACCGTAACCGGCAATGCCATGGCCCCGCGCATAGAAGACGGAAACCATGTGCTGGTGGATGAATCACAGAAAGATTTTTTTGAAGGACGTATCTACGCTGTACGTATTGACGAAGAAATCCTTGTCCGCCGGGTAGCGAGGGAACCGGGCAGAATCCTGCTTCTTTCCGACAATACGGAATCCTCTCCCGGACCGATAATCCTTGAACACAACAATCCCGCCCACAACTGGGCCGCCATGGGCAGGGTTGTTTTCGTTGCCAAGGACCTTCTGTAA
- a CDS encoding chemotaxis protein CheX, whose translation MNVELAKPFIKATSDILTMMAMITPSAGKPFVKKGNVASGDVTGIVGFTGSVNGSVSITFEKACAAQIVRNMLGDDIQDIVQDVKDAVGEITNMVSGQARAGLTEMGYKLQGSTPTVIMGDNHTIAHVTSGPVMAIPFTTDFGNFTIEFGFD comes from the coding sequence ATGAATGTAGAATTGGCCAAACCTTTTATCAAGGCAACCTCGGACATCCTGACAATGATGGCCATGATTACGCCGAGTGCGGGAAAGCCGTTTGTAAAAAAAGGTAATGTCGCCAGCGGGGACGTCACAGGCATCGTCGGATTTACAGGATCAGTAAACGGCAGCGTTTCAATTACATTTGAAAAAGCATGCGCGGCACAGATCGTAAGAAACATGCTCGGCGATGATATTCAGGACATCGTTCAGGACGTCAAGGATGCTGTGGGTGAGATAACCAACATGGTTTCCGGACAGGCAAGAGCCGGGCTTACCGAAATGGGATACAAACTTCAGGGCTCCACTCCCACCGTCATCATGGGTGACAACCACACCATCGCCCACGTAACCTCAGGTCCGGTTATGGCTATTCCGTTTACAACCGACTTCGGCAACTTCACCATCGAATTCGGATTTGATTAA